The genomic region CCTATCGGCGGCGCGGCCATCCCGGCGATGGCGGGGGCAGCTGGTATCCGGTCCTACGATGGCTCGGGTGAGCACCGATGACCCCTGGGCGGGATTCAGCCTGGACCCGCGCCTCCCGCAGCACGCCGCCCTGCGGGCCTCGGACGCCGACCGCGCCGTCGTCCACCAGCTGCTCGGCCAGGCCTACGCCGACGGCCGCCTCGATCACGACGAGCTCGAGGAGCGCAGCACCGCCGCCGACGCGCTCAAGACCTACGGCGAGATTCCGGCCCTGGTCGTCGACCTGGTGCCGATGACCCTCACCGCCGGGTCCGGGCTCCCGGTCCCGATGCGCGCCGAGGACGTACGCCGCGAGGCGGTCCGGCGCTACGCGGCCGAGCGCCGCTCGGCGATCCTCGCCTTCATCGGCCCCACCCTCATCTGCTGGGCGGTCTGGGTGGCGACGTCCTTCGGCGGCGGCTCCTTCGAGCCGTACTTCCCGTGGCCGCTGATCGTCATGGCGGTCACGCTCGTCAACCTGCTGCGCGCCACCGTGGGTCGCCACGAGCGGATCGAGGAGCACGTGCGTCGCATCGAGCGGCAGCGGGCGAAGGCGTTGAAGCGGCAGCGCCGCGGCCTGCCGCCGGCGTACTGAGTCGGGTCCCGGCCGGCTCGCCCGCCGGGTCGAGAGCTACTTCGTCGCCTCGATCATCTGGCGCAGCTCCTTCTTGAGCTCGGAGATCTCATCGCGCAGCCGGGCGGCCACCTCGAACTGCAGCTCCGCGGCGGCGTTGCGCATCTGGTCGGTGAGGTCCTGGACCAGCTGGGCCAGGTCGG from Nocardioides sp. dk884 harbors:
- a CDS encoding DUF1707 SHOCT-like domain-containing protein, whose amino-acid sequence is MSTDDPWAGFSLDPRLPQHAALRASDADRAVVHQLLGQAYADGRLDHDELEERSTAADALKTYGEIPALVVDLVPMTLTAGSGLPVPMRAEDVRREAVRRYAAERRSAILAFIGPTLICWAVWVATSFGGGSFEPYFPWPLIVMAVTLVNLLRATVGRHERIEEHVRRIERQRAKALKRQRRGLPPAY